A portion of the uncultured Bacteroides sp. genome contains these proteins:
- a CDS encoding NVEALA domain-containing protein, which yields MKKKIFGLVFFVTFFVVAVLNINLSKFKNNGSDLILANVEALAQETNPWYLWPTQGLTKDERTVVTPCSITTTTTTTSPGASINVNVTVPVNGTPVGVSGGATTGSTVQVTTTQAQGTKIDCPSGGNSNCTPKACS from the coding sequence ATGAAAAAGAAAATTTTTGGATTAGTGTTTTTTGTTACATTTTTTGTTGTGGCTGTACTAAATATCAATTTGAGTAAATTTAAAAATAATGGCAGTGACTTGATATTGGCTAATGTTGAAGCGTTGGCACAAGAAACTAACCCATGGTATTTGTGGCCTACTCAAGGATTAACAAAAGATGAGAGAACGGTTGTAACCCCTTGTTCAATTACTACAACTACAACTACAACAAGTCCTGGAGCATCTATAAATGTCAATGTTACAGTTCCTGTGAATGGAACTCCAGTAGGTGTTTCAGGTGGCGCAACTACAGGAAGTACTGTTCAAGTCACGACAACTCAAGCTCAAGGAACAAAAATAGATTGTCCAAGTGGAGGAAATTCCAATTGTACTCCAAAAGCTTGTTCTTGA
- a CDS encoding O-antigen ligase family protein, with product MQQLKKSLSQIFVLLGIVPVLGVVCLSTPELPVGEFAGQWGWLGKVCVIFATYMLFAFAFHPKQSTLELLPFSRMVVWTLIMLGGMQAVWGLRQIYGLSYSNHSLFAVTGSFFNPGPYSGYLAMVFPLCLNEWLALKAKKNKTWIEEAGCYIALAAMLLIICVLPSGMSRSAWLAAVISGLWVYGMHRNWRGMLNNFWIKDKRRVLLIASISFVLLFLFLSGAFYLKKDSANGRLFMWKISLSAIADKPLLGSGKGSFPAAYGSFQEAYFSGGDFSPQEELVAGSPEYAFNEYLQIGVEWGIPMLLCILLALAFCLWFGVKNGQLSACGGVISFMVFSFSSYPLQYPAFIISLLFLLMACLIADKRKWLLFGFAIIMGGIGLNLWCNDKSEACKEWANARIFYLSGNQKEAEKDYERLYPLLRNRAIFLFEYGHCLHKQKKDEASNVILKEAATHSCDPMIFNIIGKNYQQMGEYVEAEKFLIRSTHLLPGRIYPYYLLAKLYAEPKFYHSDKLRESVEIVLTKEPKVQSTAVKQMREEARKLLDN from the coding sequence ATGCAGCAATTAAAAAAATCTCTCTCTCAAATTTTTGTACTGCTAGGAATAGTTCCGGTGCTTGGAGTGGTTTGCTTATCTACTCCGGAGCTTCCTGTCGGGGAATTTGCGGGTCAGTGGGGATGGTTAGGCAAAGTATGTGTTATTTTTGCAACCTATATGCTGTTTGCTTTTGCTTTTCACCCTAAACAATCAACCTTAGAGTTGCTTCCGTTTAGCCGCATGGTAGTGTGGACGCTTATTATGTTGGGAGGAATGCAGGCTGTTTGGGGGTTACGACAGATATATGGGCTGTCTTATTCCAATCATTCCTTGTTTGCTGTAACCGGTTCTTTTTTTAACCCCGGACCGTATTCCGGATATCTAGCTATGGTCTTTCCTCTCTGTTTGAATGAATGGCTGGCTTTGAAAGCTAAAAAGAATAAAACATGGATAGAAGAAGCAGGATGTTATATTGCTTTAGCTGCCATGCTTCTTATTATTTGCGTGCTTCCGTCAGGAATGAGCCGTTCGGCATGGCTAGCTGCTGTTATATCCGGTTTATGGGTTTATGGCATGCATCGGAACTGGAGAGGGATGTTGAATAACTTTTGGATAAAGGATAAAAGAAGGGTTCTGTTGATTGCATCTATTAGTTTTGTGCTTCTGTTCCTGTTTCTTAGCGGTGCATTTTATTTAAAGAAAGATTCTGCCAACGGAAGGCTATTTATGTGGAAAATAAGTCTTTCGGCTATTGCAGATAAGCCTCTATTGGGATCTGGAAAAGGTAGTTTCCCTGCAGCGTATGGGTCTTTTCAGGAAGCTTATTTTTCAGGAGGAGATTTTTCTCCGCAAGAAGAGTTGGTTGCGGGAAGTCCTGAATATGCATTTAATGAATACTTGCAAATAGGTGTAGAATGGGGGATTCCTATGCTACTATGCATATTACTTGCCTTGGCTTTTTGCCTTTGGTTTGGAGTGAAGAATGGACAACTAAGTGCTTGTGGGGGTGTCATTTCTTTTATGGTATTTTCTTTTTCATCGTATCCGTTGCAATATCCTGCTTTCATCATCTCTTTGCTTTTTCTGCTTATGGCTTGCCTAATTGCTGATAAAAGGAAATGGCTTTTGTTTGGATTTGCTATTATTATGGGTGGTATAGGCTTGAATTTGTGGTGCAATGATAAATCAGAAGCATGCAAGGAGTGGGCAAATGCTCGGATATTCTATTTATCCGGAAATCAAAAAGAGGCAGAAAAGGATTACGAAAGATTATATCCTCTGCTACGAAATAGAGCTATCTTCTTATTTGAGTATGGGCATTGTTTACATAAGCAAAAAAAAGATGAAGCTTCGAATGTGATACTAAAGGAGGCTGCTACCCACAGTTGTGATCCAATGATATTTAATATTATCGGGAAAAACTACCAGCAAATGGGAGAGTACGTCGAAGCTGAGAAATTCCTTATTCGTTCTACTCATTTATTGCCGGGAAGAATTTATCCTTATTATCTGTTGGCCAAACTATATGCTGAACCAAAATTTTATCATTCGGATAAGTTGCGAGAGTCGGTTGAGATAGTACTTACGAAGGAGCCTAAAGTACAATCTACTGCGGTGAAGCAGATGAGAGAGGAAGCACGGAAGTTGTTAGATAATTAA
- a CDS encoding DUF4221 family protein — MYKIALFIITFCLLISCKKTEDAYSLKSTEQYFRFSIDEETKMPRISIFPFESKDGIEYISFQNESKPEILFYDIRAERFVTKISFMTEGPNAIIGGFWGYYIKDFNTIYIQSLYTNTAYSTDTTKRIKQIISFEKTDKGQRLIPFLQTAGVQIVFAGSNLYVPQTINPMLKDRMMEDSPVGVSIDTINKSIKALPMKFPSLISFKDFGTPAASGLNYSRCFDGKHFIYAFQSSDKLYKANISHEEIEEVESKSKYIDKVSTIQVKSDNLNDVLKRTCEQASYGNLVYDKYRKVYYRFAYPETELEANENYMEILHSGRKVFSIMILDENLQVIGETLFPEYTYNPNLFLVLKDGLYISTNHIKNPSYSEDVLCFQRFELKKNE; from the coding sequence ATGTATAAGATTGCACTATTTATTATTACTTTCTGTCTTTTGATTTCTTGTAAAAAAACAGAAGATGCTTATAGCTTAAAATCTACTGAACAGTATTTTCGTTTTTCAATAGATGAAGAAACGAAAATGCCTAGGATATCTATATTTCCATTTGAAAGCAAAGATGGAATAGAATATATAAGTTTTCAAAATGAGAGTAAACCTGAGATTTTGTTCTATGATATCAGGGCAGAACGCTTTGTGACGAAAATATCTTTTATGACAGAAGGTCCTAATGCTATTATTGGAGGCTTTTGGGGGTATTATATTAAAGATTTCAACACTATATATATACAAAGCCTCTATACCAATACTGCATATTCAACAGATACTACCAAGAGAATTAAACAAATAATTAGTTTTGAAAAAACGGATAAAGGGCAAAGATTAATTCCCTTCTTACAAACAGCAGGCGTACAAATCGTTTTTGCTGGCAGTAATCTATATGTTCCTCAAACTATAAATCCAATGTTAAAAGATAGAATGATGGAGGATAGTCCCGTAGGCGTTTCAATTGATACAATAAATAAATCAATAAAAGCTTTACCTATGAAATTTCCTTCACTAATATCATTTAAAGACTTTGGGACACCTGCAGCTTCAGGATTAAATTATAGTAGGTGTTTCGATGGAAAGCATTTTATTTATGCATTTCAGAGTAGTGATAAATTATACAAAGCGAATATTAGTCATGAAGAAATAGAAGAGGTTGAATCTAAAAGCAAGTATATTGATAAGGTTTCAACAATACAGGTTAAATCGGATAACCTTAATGATGTGTTGAAAAGAACATGCGAACAAGCCTCTTATGGAAATCTGGTGTATGATAAATATCGAAAGGTTTATTATCGCTTTGCTTACCCAGAAACAGAACTCGAGGCGAATGAAAATTATATGGAGATTCTACATTCTGGTAGAAAGGTCTTTTCTATAATGATTTTAGATGAGAATTTGCAGGTTATCGGTGAGACTCTTTTTCCTGAATATACTTATAATCCTAATCTTTTTCTTGTGTTAAAGGATGGCTTGTATATCAGTACAAATCATATTAAGAATCCGAGCTACAGTGAAGATGTGCTTTGCTTTCAACGGTTTGAACTTAAAAAGAATGAATAG
- a CDS encoding BF3164 family lipoprotein yields MKHILLFVLISVFWGCSHRSGVDKHLNHSGNVMDVTELVKEIVIDSPFVGGLARPYVMDKYLILTDPQSEKNQVFIFDKENFSYITGMGLSGEGPNEITSLGELTPDEKQRCLYVTDHGKMQISGYDLDSILLNPACLPKYKFDINKTTIPIMYSYVNDTLCYACCMTAKPGEFFQEYLVTWNMQTGDIHPLISGHPDIERKRFHYAASIDNNLIVMSYDHHDLLATYDLQGNLKHYIYGPNWDDATSNAMIYYYGSIIICNNRIIVGYSGKRNPDVGQVHVTSLIVYDLDGNYIKTLKVGYNIVIFCYDSEYNRIIMVLDDEIQFAYLGLDGLLG; encoded by the coding sequence ATGAAGCATATATTACTTTTTGTATTAATCAGTGTTTTCTGGGGATGTTCTCATCGCTCAGGCGTTGATAAGCATTTAAACCATTCCGGCAATGTAATGGATGTAACAGAACTGGTGAAAGAGATTGTAATAGACTCACCATTTGTAGGAGGATTGGCGAGGCCTTATGTTATGGATAAATATTTAATACTAACTGACCCACAATCAGAAAAGAATCAAGTTTTTATCTTTGATAAAGAAAACTTTTCATATATCACGGGGATGGGGCTTTCTGGAGAAGGACCTAATGAAATAACTAGTTTAGGAGAACTTACACCTGATGAAAAACAGCGTTGTCTATATGTTACAGATCATGGAAAAATGCAAATATCGGGTTATGATTTGGATAGTATTTTATTAAATCCGGCTTGTTTGCCTAAGTATAAGTTTGATATAAATAAAACTACTATACCGATTATGTATTCTTATGTCAATGATACTCTTTGCTATGCATGTTGTATGACAGCAAAACCGGGTGAGTTTTTTCAAGAATATTTGGTTACGTGGAATATGCAAACAGGAGATATACATCCATTGATTAGCGGACATCCGGATATTGAGAGAAAAAGATTTCATTATGCTGCATCTATAGATAATAATTTGATTGTGATGAGTTATGACCATCATGACTTGTTGGCTACTTATGATCTTCAAGGGAATTTGAAACATTATATTTATGGGCCGAATTGGGATGATGCGACGAGCAATGCTATGATTTATTATTATGGAAGTATTATAATCTGTAATAATCGGATTATAGTCGGTTATTCTGGTAAAAGAAATCCTGATGTAGGTCAAGTACATGTCACTAGTCTCATTGTCTATGATTTGGATGGTAATTATATAAAGACATTAAAGGTGGGCTATAATATTGTTATATTTTGTTATGATTCTGAATATAATCGTATAATTATGGTTTTAGATGATGAAATTCAGTTTGCTTATTTGGGGTTGGATGGCCTTTTAGGGTAA
- a CDS encoding DUF1573 domain-containing protein — protein sequence MKIFYYSLLIFLLCACKETEKEKIARLVNKWESRELVFPENPIFTILGRDTIAFDTDDCDYRIFTYIDSTGCTSCKLQLFKWKELITEFDSLTHNNTAFLFYFHPKSKKEIADILKRDKFEYPVCIDDVDSINKLNQFPDEMMFQTFLLNKENKVIAIGNPVNNPKVKELYLRLILGKAYADKAILSQTEISIDKEMIDLGGFDWQKKQQATFTLHNEGNQLLVINGVTTSCGCVSTEYNHEPLQPGKSLKFQVFYKADYTEHFDKTVTVYCNVPSSLIKLKIKGNAR from the coding sequence ATGAAAATATTTTATTATTCATTACTTATTTTTCTACTTTGTGCTTGCAAAGAGACCGAGAAAGAGAAAATAGCCCGCTTAGTCAATAAGTGGGAGAGCCGAGAACTAGTCTTCCCGGAGAACCCAATCTTTACAATATTGGGCAGAGATACAATTGCATTTGATACCGACGATTGTGACTATAGAATATTTACTTATATTGATTCTACCGGGTGCACTAGTTGCAAGTTGCAACTATTTAAATGGAAAGAGTTGATAACTGAGTTTGATTCTTTAACTCATAATAATACCGCTTTCTTATTTTATTTCCATCCGAAAAGTAAAAAAGAAATTGCTGATATCTTGAAACGTGATAAGTTTGAATATCCGGTATGCATAGATGATGTAGATAGCATCAATAAATTGAATCAATTTCCGGATGAAATGATGTTTCAAACTTTTCTTTTGAATAAAGAAAATAAAGTCATTGCTATTGGGAATCCTGTTAATAATCCTAAGGTTAAAGAGTTATACCTGAGATTAATTTTGGGTAAGGCATATGCTGATAAAGCTATTCTTTCTCAAACGGAAATTTCAATAGATAAAGAGATGATTGATTTGGGGGGCTTTGATTGGCAAAAGAAACAACAAGCCACTTTCACTTTGCACAATGAAGGTAATCAACTGTTGGTTATAAATGGGGTGACAACTTCTTGTGGTTGTGTTTCGACTGAGTACAATCATGAACCGCTCCAACCTGGGAAAAGCTTAAAGTTTCAAGTATTTTATAAAGCTGATTATACTGAGCATTTTGATAAAACTGTTACAGTATATTGTAATGTGCCATCTTCACTGATAAAGCTTAAAATAAAAGGGAATGCTCGATAA
- the lepB gene encoding signal peptidase I has protein sequence MLDKLRKYICKASNKILTILFWMCMAATLWILLQVFCFTSFKIPTDSMQPALLPGDNIIVNKLAFGGRLFNLVAAAENKSVHIHRMPGFQKIKRNDVLVFNFPYPGRWDSIAFDVMKYYVKRCVALPGDTFSIVNARYYVKGCSDDLGNVESQKELLVLLKEGTHKEIYLKGYPHDSLLDWNIKKFGPLYVPTKGSIVIMNQINAILYKQLIEYEQNMKMTISGDTVFLNNHPIKWYRFRKNYYFMAGDKTRDSQDSRYWGLLPEEFIVGKATFIWKSVKPGTSKWEWERLLKSIE, from the coding sequence ATGTTAGACAAACTTAGAAAATATATCTGTAAAGCCAGTAATAAAATACTCACTATTTTATTTTGGATGTGCATGGCAGCTACTCTGTGGATTTTGCTTCAAGTTTTTTGCTTCACATCTTTTAAAATTCCAACAGATTCAATGCAACCTGCTTTATTACCGGGGGACAATATAATAGTCAATAAATTGGCTTTTGGAGGCCGATTGTTTAATCTGGTTGCTGCTGCAGAAAATAAGTCCGTTCATATCCACAGAATGCCTGGCTTTCAAAAGATTAAGCGTAATGATGTATTGGTTTTTAATTTTCCTTACCCTGGCAGATGGGATAGCATTGCATTCGATGTGATGAAATATTACGTAAAGCGTTGTGTCGCTTTACCCGGAGATACTTTTTCGATAGTGAATGCGCGCTATTACGTAAAAGGATGCTCGGATGATTTGGGTAATGTGGAGTCTCAGAAGGAGTTATTGGTTCTGTTGAAAGAGGGTACACATAAGGAGATTTATCTAAAGGGATATCCTCATGATTCGCTGCTAGATTGGAATATAAAGAAATTTGGTCCACTTTATGTTCCGACTAAAGGTAGTATTGTAATTATGAATCAGATTAATGCTATCCTCTATAAACAGCTAATCGAATATGAACAGAACATGAAAATGACTATTTCCGGAGATACTGTTTTTCTAAATAATCATCCGATTAAATGGTATCGATTTCGTAAGAACTATTATTTCATGGCTGGTGACAAAACCCGTGACTCGCAAGATTCCCGTTATTGGGGACTGTTGCCCGAAGAATTCATTGTAGGAAAGGCCACTTTCATTTGGAAATCGGTAAAGCCGGGAACAAGCAAATGGGAATGGGAAAGATTGCTTAAATCAATTGAATAG
- a CDS encoding BF3164 family lipoprotein: MKQLIFLFVLVLCTSFFSKKGDSANSENKNEEIEKRMDPVYLKGEPLFCDSTIWGTSFSEMIGHYLIMQSNYNSPIFFIYELKGNKLIEKGRFLSRGDGPFEMLQPHSFYDVKTNKFYLYDYIGILKSMYMIDMEKITNLFDITSWKKISVPDTKAFYMGGSMIKMNDSTLLTLGSRFNSTNLFSTIALNVEACHELDFPYPANDGTFNMASPVKQGVYMDATIVKHPSDNKLVYVCGSGKYASIISILDTVLKEKRNFLSVYPKYTTKDGLNRSYENDCLRGMQVRVTNRYIYIQLTPLTKGDVRKHVLYKEYPNYCNDELLVFNWDGILVKKYILDIPIYSYVVDLKDQYLYGISVDPKSDNPIFKCYHLK, from the coding sequence ATGAAACAATTAATTTTTCTTTTCGTGCTTGTGCTTTGTACTTCTTTTTTTTCAAAGAAAGGAGATTCTGCTAATAGTGAGAATAAGAATGAAGAGATTGAGAAAAGAATGGATCCTGTTTATTTGAAAGGCGAACCACTCTTTTGCGATTCTACTATTTGGGGAACAAGCTTTAGCGAAATGATTGGTCATTATTTAATTATGCAGTCTAACTATAATAGTCCTATTTTCTTTATCTATGAGCTGAAGGGGAATAAACTTATTGAGAAAGGGCGTTTTTTAAGTAGAGGGGATGGTCCTTTTGAAATGCTTCAGCCTCACTCTTTTTATGATGTGAAAACAAATAAATTTTATCTGTATGATTATATTGGAATATTGAAGTCAATGTATATGATAGATATGGAGAAAATAACAAACTTGTTTGATATCACTTCGTGGAAAAAAATATCAGTACCCGATACTAAAGCATTTTATATGGGTGGTTCAATGATAAAAATGAATGATAGCACTTTATTAACTCTGGGATCTCGCTTTAATAGTACTAACTTGTTTTCTACTATTGCTTTGAATGTTGAAGCTTGCCACGAATTAGATTTTCCTTATCCTGCTAATGATGGTACTTTTAATATGGCCTCTCCGGTGAAGCAAGGTGTATACATGGATGCCACGATAGTTAAGCATCCTTCAGACAATAAATTAGTTTATGTTTGTGGATCAGGAAAGTATGCGAGTATAATATCTATTTTGGATACAGTTTTAAAAGAAAAAAGGAATTTCTTAAGTGTGTATCCTAAGTATACGACAAAAGATGGTCTCAATAGGTCTTATGAAAATGATTGCTTGAGAGGCATGCAGGTGCGAGTGACAAATAGATACATTTACATTCAATTGACGCCACTAACAAAAGGTGATGTGAGGAAACATGTGTTGTATAAGGAATATCCTAATTATTGTAATGATGAATTGTTGGTCTTTAATTGGGATGGAATTTTGGTAAAGAAATATATATTGGATATTCCTATTTATTCTTATGTCGTAGATTTGAAAGATCAATATTTATATGGAATAAGTGTTGATCCGAAGAGCGATAATCCTATTTTTAAGTGTTATCATTTGAAATGA
- a CDS encoding NVEALA domain-containing protein — translation MRKAFVIMSVAILMISAGYHAYTMKDQAKLSDLALNNVEALAFEPGWGSTSSPCSPCIPKSCTWTKRIGAQLYLVTETSMEYVG, via the coding sequence ATGAGAAAAGCATTTGTTATAATGAGTGTTGCTATCCTAATGATATCTGCAGGATATCATGCCTATACAATGAAAGATCAGGCTAAATTATCTGACTTGGCCTTAAATAATGTGGAAGCACTTGCATTTGAACCTGGATGGGGGAGTACATCTTCACCTTGTAGCCCGTGTATTCCAAAATCGTGTACTTGGACAAAACGTATAGGAGCTCAACTGTATTTAGTAACTGAAACTTCTATGGAATATGTAGGTTAA
- a CDS encoding BF3164 family lipoprotein — translation MKMILLTLLFFGACSSHLSEWKKVVYEDFPQEKHLKSTILELDTAIFRYPFRVRIHGDKAVILDLHNTDNYYHLFTYPEFTYLSSFGKKGEAPLEMLSADNIRFFGQHEVWALDANKSKLIRLGFSLSGSGDSLFFREVVSLDNGILRALDFSLYNDSTFIIPDYSGAHRFCWVNRKGHLIRKAGTIPTADKGALQHAGPALAQAWRSFIDYNPHNGVLAAVTQLGEVLEVYNLKDSTHVVCKGPHGEPEFSQSEGYAIPTGIMGFSDVQVTDHYIYAVFHGRSFKELSQQKGRIIDGGQYIYVFSLQGEPVCKYTLDRYIYGIYVDESQGIITATDVNSDQPIVEFRFNLH, via the coding sequence ATGAAAATGATTTTATTAACTCTTCTGTTTTTCGGTGCTTGTTCCTCTCACTTAAGTGAATGGAAAAAGGTTGTTTATGAGGATTTTCCTCAAGAAAAACACCTTAAATCGACTATTCTTGAGTTAGATACTGCGATTTTCAGATATCCTTTTCGTGTTCGTATTCATGGAGATAAAGCTGTGATTTTAGACTTGCATAACACTGATAATTATTATCATCTGTTTACTTACCCCGAGTTTACTTATCTTAGTTCATTCGGTAAGAAGGGAGAAGCACCTTTGGAAATGCTTTCTGCGGACAATATACGCTTTTTCGGACAACATGAAGTTTGGGCACTCGATGCCAATAAGAGTAAATTAATTAGGTTAGGTTTCTCTTTGTCAGGGTCCGGCGACTCACTTTTCTTTCGTGAAGTGGTGTCGCTGGACAATGGCATTCTTCGTGCACTCGATTTCTCCTTATATAATGATTCAACGTTTATCATTCCCGATTATTCGGGTGCTCATCGTTTCTGTTGGGTTAATCGTAAAGGGCACTTGATTCGCAAAGCGGGCACTATTCCTACGGCTGATAAGGGAGCCTTGCAGCATGCCGGACCGGCATTGGCACAAGCATGGCGCAGTTTTATCGATTATAATCCTCATAATGGAGTATTGGCTGCGGTTACCCAGTTAGGTGAAGTGCTGGAAGTCTACAACCTGAAAGATAGTACACACGTTGTTTGTAAGGGGCCGCATGGCGAACCGGAATTTAGTCAATCAGAGGGATATGCTATCCCTACAGGTATCATGGGGTTTAGTGATGTGCAGGTTACCGATCATTATATTTATGCCGTGTTTCACGGACGATCATTTAAAGAATTGTCACAGCAAAAGGGTAGAATCATAGATGGTGGTCAATATATCTATGTTTTTAGTTTGCAAGGTGAACCCGTATGTAAATATACATTAGACCGTTATATCTATGGTATTTACGTGGATGAATCGCAGGGAATTATTACTGCAACGGATGTAAATAGTGATCAACCAATAGTTGAGTTTCGGTTTAATTTGCATTAA
- a CDS encoding NVEALA domain-containing protein encodes MNAKLKLFCLLLVVCTITYLCKKSKSVDSELFMSNVEALASGESGDVIRCNGIGSLDCPQIHSKVYRIW; translated from the coding sequence ATGAATGCTAAATTGAAATTATTTTGCTTGCTTCTCGTCGTTTGTACAATTACATATCTGTGTAAGAAAAGCAAATCTGTTGATAGTGAATTGTTTATGTCTAATGTTGAAGCGTTAGCGAGTGGTGAAAGTGGGGATGTTATTAGATGTAACGGAATAGGTTCCTTAGATTGTCCTCAAATTCATAGCAAAGTTTATCGAATTTGGTAG
- a CDS encoding transglutaminase domain-containing protein, which produces MKQLIYLAGLLFFIGCAPKPAPVVNTWEQERMNRIKQDFCMSELQVKDYIRKYIPDVTDEQMRQWEESNALECMEIDGEKRYFRNAGPNLFRIDSAAYCVKVAKEGVVLSGSEKVNKDHLPRVMDAVKQSGNDTVMPKRMRITYTLKLEPNAVPDGKIVRCWLPYPRIDQHRQQQVKFLRASEANYTLSPTSCEHSTLYMEKEAVRNEPTVFSESFEYTSYAEWHNLKPEDILPYDTTTALYKKYTAERETHIRFSPRIKELAAKLTKGENNPLLKARRIFTWINQHFPWASAREYSTIENIPEYVLDNHHGDCGQVSLLFITLCRCSGIPAHFQSGFMMHPGEWNLHDWAEIYFQCIGWVPVDQSFGIPSFAQDTDERFFFLGGIDSWRMIVNSDYSMPLVPEKKFPRSETVDFQRGEVEWEGGNLYFNKWSYDMDIEYLN; this is translated from the coding sequence ATGAAACAACTCATCTATCTTGCCGGTTTACTCTTTTTTATCGGCTGTGCTCCTAAACCTGCTCCTGTAGTTAATACTTGGGAACAGGAGCGTATGAATCGCATCAAGCAAGACTTTTGTATGTCCGAATTGCAGGTAAAAGATTACATTCGCAAGTACATTCCCGACGTAACTGATGAACAGATGCGCCAGTGGGAGGAGAGCAATGCGCTGGAGTGCATGGAGATAGATGGCGAGAAGCGTTATTTTCGTAATGCAGGCCCTAACCTGTTTCGCATTGATTCCGCCGCTTATTGCGTAAAAGTGGCTAAAGAGGGAGTTGTACTTAGTGGTAGTGAGAAGGTGAATAAAGATCATCTTCCTAGAGTGATGGATGCTGTGAAGCAGTCGGGCAATGATACCGTGATGCCTAAACGCATGCGGATTACGTATACGCTTAAGTTAGAGCCTAACGCAGTGCCCGATGGTAAAATCGTTCGTTGTTGGTTGCCTTATCCACGCATTGACCAACACAGGCAGCAACAGGTTAAGTTCCTTCGTGCCAGCGAAGCTAACTATACACTATCACCCACGTCGTGTGAGCATAGCACACTTTATATGGAGAAGGAAGCTGTACGAAATGAACCCACTGTGTTTTCCGAATCATTTGAATATACTTCTTATGCCGAGTGGCATAACCTGAAGCCCGAAGATATTCTGCCTTATGATACTACGACTGCTTTATATAAGAAGTATACAGCTGAGCGGGAGACTCACATTCGTTTTTCTCCCCGTATCAAAGAGTTGGCAGCTAAGCTTACCAAAGGAGAAAACAATCCGTTGCTGAAAGCTCGTCGCATCTTTACGTGGATTAATCAACATTTTCCGTGGGCTTCTGCCCGTGAATATTCTACCATCGAGAACATTCCAGAGTACGTGCTCGACAATCATCATGGTGACTGTGGTCAGGTGAGCCTTCTCTTCATCACTCTTTGCCGTTGTAGTGGCATTCCCGCTCACTTTCAAAGTGGATTCATGATGCATCCGGGTGAATGGAACCTGCACGATTGGGCTGAGATCTATTTCCAATGTATCGGTTGGGTTCCTGTTGATCAATCATTTGGAATTCCTTCTTTTGCTCAGGATACTGATGAACGCTTCTTTTTTCTCGGAGGTATTGATTCCTGGCGAATGATTGTGAATAGCGACTATTCCATGCCTTTGGTGCCCGAAAAGAAATTTCCTCGTAGCGAAACCGTTGATTTTCAGCGTGGCGAAGTAGAATGGGAGGGAGGCAATCTCTATTTCAATAAGTGGAGTTATGATATGGATATTGAATATTTAAACTAA